One part of the Chloroflexota bacterium genome encodes these proteins:
- a CDS encoding DUF2252 domain-containing protein yields MTESKTDRNSRHAEDRKQGKTLRQAAPRHSHGDWQPAPDRPDPISLLQAQDEGRLQHLLPIKYGRMLESPFAFLRGSAVVMACDLADTPVTGLDVILCGDAHISNFGVFASPERRLVFDINDFDESYPGPWEWDLKRLAASAVVAARENGFKEKQCRKMAIAVAERYRWAMAQLTQLTTLEVWYYHVSVDKLLDVFEKSSRKGQKSAEKMVDKALSHSHEQTLEKLTRVENGQRRIIGDPPLLVPFREGDIDALLVKASAAIFSRETVLQAWNGYLDSLPDERRFLLRRYRIVDGALRVGGVGSVGTRCSIVLLQGEGEDDALMLQLKEAGPSALEAYLGKRVYLQHAERIVTGQRLIQAVSDMFLGWHSSVVTDLDFYWRQLKDMKGSADVTTMDEQGYETYVGICSLCLARAHTRTGDEANIAGYIGKSDTFANAIADFAVAYADQTERDYQALVDAVESGRIVAETGI; encoded by the coding sequence ATGACAGAGTCAAAAACAGATCGCAATAGCCGTCACGCAGAGGATCGAAAACAGGGAAAAACGCTGCGCCAGGCTGCACCGCGCCATAGCCATGGCGACTGGCAGCCTGCGCCCGACCGCCCCGATCCCATCTCCCTGCTCCAGGCCCAGGACGAGGGCCGCCTTCAGCACCTGTTGCCCATCAAGTATGGCCGCATGCTCGAGTCCCCCTTCGCTTTTTTGCGTGGCTCGGCGGTTGTGATGGCCTGCGACCTGGCGGACACACCGGTGACCGGTCTCGATGTCATATTGTGCGGCGACGCCCATATTTCCAACTTTGGCGTCTTCGCTTCACCAGAGCGCCGTCTGGTGTTCGATATCAATGATTTCGATGAAAGCTATCCCGGCCCCTGGGAGTGGGATCTCAAACGCCTGGCAGCCAGCGCGGTCGTCGCTGCCCGTGAGAATGGCTTCAAGGAGAAACAATGTCGCAAGATGGCGATCGCGGTCGCGGAACGTTATCGCTGGGCCATGGCGCAGCTGACCCAGTTGACTACGCTCGAGGTCTGGTACTATCATGTGAGTGTTGACAAACTCCTGGATGTTTTTGAGAAATCGTCCAGGAAGGGTCAAAAGAGCGCTGAAAAGATGGTCGACAAGGCCCTTTCCCATAGCCACGAGCAGACATTGGAAAAGCTTACCCGGGTGGAAAATGGACAGAGGCGTATCATCGGCGATCCGCCCTTGCTGGTGCCCTTTCGCGAGGGTGACATTGATGCTCTCTTGGTCAAGGCGAGCGCTGCCATATTTTCCCGGGAAACCGTATTACAGGCCTGGAATGGGTATCTTGACAGCCTGCCCGACGAAAGACGATTTCTCCTGCGGCGCTATCGGATAGTCGACGGCGCACTGCGGGTCGGTGGCGTGGGCAGTGTGGGAACCCGCTGTTCGATTGTTCTGCTTCAAGGCGAAGGCGAGGATGACGCGCTGATGCTGCAACTCAAGGAGGCGGGGCCTTCGGCTCTGGAAGCCTATCTGGGCAAACGCGTCTATCTTCAACATGCCGAGCGTATCGTGACCGGCCAGCGCTTGATCCAGGCTGTCAGTGACATGTTTTTGGGATGGCACAGCAGCGTGGTTACCGATCTCGATTTCTACTGGCGTCAATTGAAGGATATGAAGGGCTCGGCCGATGTAACCACCATGGACGAGCAGGGCTATGAGACCTATGTTGGTATCTGCAGTCTCTGTCTGGCCCGGGCCCACACTCGAACAGGAGATGAAGCCAATATAGCGGGTTACATCGGTAAGAGCGACACCTTTGCCAACGCAATCGCAGATTTTGCCGTGGCCTATGCTGATCAAACGGAACGCGACTACCAGGCGTTGGTGGATGCCGTGGAGTCGGGCCGAATTGTGGCCGAGACCGGTATTTAG
- a CDS encoding helix-turn-helix domain-containing protein → MEVIPMTSKNLAKQQKETQGVSDQLLSQKERAACLRIAEGASPHAQRAQALLAIDEGVSQPAAAQRTGQTLGQVRYWLGRFRKERLVIFPEDVLDQKQPEPISGPVLSEIEPGATRAILERPAGGDAAPAAALAATVVVVKKPKKKSKKKAKKPDKKAKKKTGKGKGSQKTGKKKSKKGSGGKKPKKKKKKG, encoded by the coding sequence ATGGAGGTAATTCCGATGACGAGCAAAAATCTGGCCAAACAGCAAAAAGAGACACAAGGTGTTTCGGACCAACTGCTCAGCCAAAAGGAGCGAGCGGCCTGTCTGCGGATCGCCGAGGGCGCCTCCCCCCATGCTCAACGGGCACAGGCCCTGCTGGCCATCGACGAGGGGGTTTCTCAGCCGGCGGCGGCCCAACGAACGGGGCAGACGCTTGGACAGGTCCGCTATTGGCTTGGTAGATTCCGCAAAGAGCGCCTGGTCATCTTCCCAGAGGATGTGCTGGATCAAAAACAGCCCGAGCCGATTTCCGGCCCAGTTCTTTCTGAGATAGAGCCAGGAGCTACCAGGGCGATTCTGGAACGGCCTGCCGGTGGGGATGCGGCTCCAGCCGCCGCATTGGCTGCGACAGTGGTGGTCGTGAAGAAACCCAAGAAGAAGAGCAAAAAGAAGGCAAAGAAACCGGACAAGAAAGCCAAAAAGAAGACTGGCAAGGGGAAGGGGTCCCAGAAGACCGGAAAGAAAAAATCAAAGAAGGGTTCTGGGGGCAAGAAGCCGAAGAAGAAGAAAAAGAAAGGCTAG
- a CDS encoding MSMEG_4193 family putative phosphomutase produces the protein MTDFLLIRHGSNDWVGDRLAGWTPGVHLNEAGRKQAATLAQRLADWPIEAVYSSPLERAVETAEITTEPHELPIQIEEGVGEARFGEWTGQSIKVLRKTPEWARVQFNPSSARFPGGESLGEMQARVVASLERLCQVHPKGVVLIFSHADVIKAAAAHYAGIHFDLFQRLVIDTASVTWIKLTDHGPRVIRLNDTGTLTPPKLTSQDSDEHPKEPPASEEKDLPA, from the coding sequence ATGACTGATTTTCTCTTGATCCGCCACGGCAGTAACGACTGGGTAGGCGATCGCCTGGCCGGCTGGACGCCAGGCGTACATCTCAACGAAGCGGGACGCAAACAAGCCGCGACATTGGCCCAACGTCTGGCCGACTGGCCCATCGAGGCAGTATACAGCAGTCCCCTGGAACGTGCCGTCGAGACAGCTGAGATCACGACCGAACCCCACGAGCTGCCGATCCAGATCGAAGAAGGTGTCGGCGAGGCCCGCTTCGGTGAATGGACTGGCCAATCGATCAAGGTGCTAAGAAAAACGCCTGAATGGGCCAGGGTGCAGTTCAATCCCAGCAGTGCCCGTTTTCCCGGTGGCGAGTCGCTGGGTGAGATGCAAGCCCGAGTGGTGGCGAGCCTGGAACGTCTTTGCCAGGTGCATCCCAAGGGTGTGGTGCTCATCTTCTCCCATGCCGACGTGATCAAGGCAGCGGCCGCCCATTACGCAGGCATCCATTTTGACCTCTTTCAGCGCCTGGTGATCGATACCGCCTCGGTCACCTGGATCAAGCTGACGGACCATGGCCCCCGGGTGATTCGGCTGAACGATACCGGCACGTTGACTCCGCCCAAGCTAACATCGCAAGATTCCGACGAGCACCCGAAAGAACCCCCCGCCAGCGAGGAAAAGGATCTGCCAGCATGA